The DNA sequence GGAAAGGGAGAATGCGGAACGGATGGCACAGTTGAAGCACGACTTTCTTGCCAATATGAGTCATGAGATACGAACGCCGGTCAACAGCATACTGGGAATATCCTATTTACTGGAACAAGACAAATTAACCGCAAAACAGCATGAATATGTCAGACGATTACACATAAATGCGGAAGGTTTGCTATCCATCATAAATGATGTTCTGGATATTTCAAAAATTGAAGCCGGGAAACTAGACATAGTTTATCAGCCGTTTTCACTGCTGACATGTTTACAGAACATGTATCTCCAATTTGAGCAGAAGGCAAAAGATAAGGAAATAGAGTTCCTGTTTAGAAACCATTCCTCCCTGGACGAAACCATACTGGTAGTCGGCGATATGAATCGTGTAAGACAAATCCTGATAAACCTGGTTGGTAATGCATTTAAATTTACAGAAAAGGGAAAAATCGAACTCGAACTCAACGAAGAAGAAAAAGGATTTACAATACGTATAAAAGATACAGGTATCGGTATAGCCCCGGAAAAAGCTGCAAAATTATTCGAACGCTATACACAGGCAGAAAAACATACCTCCATGCAGTTCGGGGGAACCGGCCTTGGGCTTGCCATCTCCAAAAAGCTGGCTGAAATGATGAATGGTCAGATAGAACTTAAAAGTCAGCCGAACGTTGGCACAGAATTTATTCTAACCTTACCGTTCAGGCTTGCCCGCGGTACTTACGAAACCTCTTCTGAAAATGAACAGTTGGAGGTATGTCTTTTATCCGGAATGGAATTACTCATTGCTGATGACAATTCTGAAAGCAGGATAACCACCAGAGATATATTACAGCATTTTAATCCGGAAATCCGAATTACAGAAGCTGAAAATGGGAAAGAAGCGCTGGAATCAGCAAAACACCGGCATCCCCGAATTATCCTGATGGATCTAGATATGCCCGAAATGAATGGCATGGAAGCCACCGTTACCATCAGAAAAGACAATACGCTAAACGATGTCCGTATCATAGCCACAACGGCAGGCCTCTTATCCATAAGCAAAGAGGAATTGCTCTCTTACGGATTTGATGATTTGATATTCAAACCCTACAATCCCGAAAACCTGGTAAAGGTCCTGTTACAGCACCTGCATCATTAAAACAGGCCGTCCGAAGACAGCCTGTTTTTATTTTTAGATACATCCTATATTTGCTATCCTGGTCCCGGAGCAGGGCCTATCGGATTGATAGGCGGATTCTGAAGCGGTAAAATTATTTTTTCTTTCTTTTGTGGAAGAACCTTATCTAACTTAGGTATAAAAACAAACTGATAAACTAAATTTGTCTTGTGGTCTAATAAATTTTGACCTTTAAAACTTCCAGTTGTGTAGTATCCAATCTCAATTCTTTCACCTGTGCCATCTTTAACTGCATAAATAGTAAAATTATTATCATATGTCTTATCCGGCTTTAACGGATTATCACGTCCATGACTTTCTGAATTTCCACTACCAACATTCTTGAATGATTGAAAAAATCCTGAGTAGTAAAATCCTTGAATTGTATCTTTTATAATTTCAAGTTTGAAGTCTTCATAGTTATTAACTTTTACGTAGTAGGTATAATTGTCTAAGTATTCTTCAAAATGAAGTACAACCAAATTTCGTAATTTGGAATTCTTACCATCCGGAAATTCATTGGCTGCCGCTAACTCACCAGCTTTTCCTGTTTCTTTACAACAATCTTTCCCGGTTGTTTTTCCCAGGTACCAGGCACCGGCTAATGCGGCGATGGCAACGACAATTAAAATGATCTTTCTCATAATCTTATTTTTTTAGTTTACTGAAATTATATAATTAATTCGAATAATACAATACCTGAAGAAAAATATTACTTCCGCGTTTGCAAAAGTAGTGTCTGATAATCCGCCGTATCACATCCGGAACCGCTCCAATTGCCGGCTGATGCTGCATGAGAACCATAAGCAATGGCAAGGATAAGCAGCAGGTTTGTAAAAAAACAGACAACGCTGTAATTGATATGGTTTTTCATAGCTTTTGGTTTATGTTCCAAAGCTACACCCAACGTCCTGAATGCCAGGAAATGAATCTGTAGAAGGTAATTAAAATGAGCAAGCGGTTTTCTTATCTGAAATCCTGCACCACTTCTATAAAGTATTTGGCTTTTTCAAAGTCGACATCGGGATACACACCGTGTCCGAGATTGCAGATATAGTTTTGCTTGCCAAATGCACGCAGCATCTTTTCCGCTTCCGACCTGATAGTTTGTTTATCCGCATACAACACACAAGGGTCCAGGTTGCCCTGCAGTGTTTTGCTGGGAGCCTCAGTCCTCGCCTTTTCAGTTTCTATCGTCCAGTCGAGTCCTATGACCGAACAATTCGTCTGCGCGAATTCCGCCAAGATATAATGCGCATCTTTGGCAAACAAAATAACAGGCACCTCTGTAATGGATGCGGCAATCTTTTGCATATAGGGCAATGCAAATTCTACATACTGTGCCTTGCTGAGCACGCCCGCCCAGCTGTCAAATACCTGCACAATATCCGCACCGCTACTGATTTGCTGCTTGAGATAAGCAATTGTAGCATCCGTAATTTTTGTCAATAAGCTGTGTGACAACTGCGGATGCGTGTACAGCATTTTCTTTGCCTGAGAAAACGTCTTGCTCCCTTTTCCTTCAATCATGTAGGAAAAAATCGTCCAGGGGGCGCCGGCAAAACCAATCAATGGAACACGGTTATTCAAGGCCTGTTTTGTCAATCGGATGGAATCAAACACATACTGCAGATTTGGCACCACATCGGTTGTTAAAGCCAGCACGTCCTGTTCTGACTGTATTGTTTTTGGGAAAAACGGCCCTTTGCTTTCCACCATTTCATAATTCAGTCCCATCGCTTCCGGTATCACCAGGATATCTGAAAAAATGATGGCGGCATCCACGCCTAAGATATCGACCGGCTGTATCGTCACTTCGCAAATCAATTCCGGGTTTTTCACCAACTCTTTAAAGCCGTTCACACTGCTTCTCACCGCTCTGTATTCCGGCAATATCCTGCCCGCCTGTCGCATCAGCCATACCGGAATGCGCTCCACCTGCTCGCCTCTGGCTGCCTTTAAAAGTATATCATTTGTTAACATAATGGGCAAAAATACGGAATTATTCGATTTTATTTTTGTTGTAGATTTGCTGGATGGAAGCCAGTTTCAATTGTTTCCATATAAACTATATCAATCATCATGGCAGAGGCTATCGAAATAAATAATCCGAGTGTATCCAAGATAATGCCGCGTGTGGTAGATATCAAAAATGCCAAAATCATGCACCGCGACCATCTCGTACTGGACAATGTCAATTTTGAAGTACGCAAAGGCGATTTTGTTTACCTGATTGGCAGAACCGGCAGCGGCAAAAGCAGTTTGCTCAAAACATTGTATGGAGATATGGAATTCACCATCGGCGACGGGGATGTTTGCGGCTATAACCTGAAAACATTAAAACGTTCCGATGTTCCCAACCTGCGGCGGCGTTTGGGTATCGTATTCCAGGACTTTCAGCTACTGACCGACAGGACGGTTTTTGCCAATTTGGAGTTTATGCTCAAAGCCATCGGCTGGGAAGATAAAAACAAGATAAAAAGTACCATAGAAGAATCACTGGCTATGGTAAGGCTGAGTGATAAGATCAACAAATATCCCAACCAGCTTTCCGGCGGCGAACAGCAGCGTGTTTCCATTGCAAGGGCACTGTTAAACCATCCCGAGCTGATACTGGCCGATGAGCCTACCGGAAACCTGGATCCCGAAACAACGGATGAAATCATGAGCCTGTTTTATTCCATTTTCAAGGAGACACAAACGCCGATGGTATTTGCCACGCATAACTACCAGATGATTGAAAAATTTCCGGGAATCATTTACATGTGCGCCTATCAGTCCATCAGCCGCGACGATTCTCACTTCACCCGGTAACGCCATGTTTTCAGGGAACTATTTCATGCCTTACACAGTTAATGGGTAAAATCTGATCTATCATGGTCAATGAACAACTGGTTACCACTTCCACTTTTTTGGAAGGGTACAAAATCACCCGAC is a window from the Sphingobacteriales bacterium genome containing:
- a CDS encoding response regulator — encoded protein: MERITNIEEAEKFIYDYNWFEQKSNDQEQEYKLLKTCEELAETNKNKKLLCKTRAFLTSYYAQNNNLQDALDIGIKNYLLAKTEHFQDELLLMFSFLINTYQLLGDYAQAEEYLIQCKEYVLQLNDDRRKCSTYIVSANQYFYIKNYEECYKEFETALKYGLKIKDTYILANLYNNYGMCLIEKNLIYAETILNNGLEIIKSEGKNKNIEILLGYCLCNLALLFQKKREYGKCMDFVTESIKIFRKNKNQIELLEAKIIYANTLLNIKNYTKCKKVLNEIERDAIASSANEILLRCYKLYYEVYQQKNRYKEAFHLLLKYHELNERIFNEESNQKIRNLQISHEVKTISMERENAERMAQLKHDFLANMSHEIRTPVNSILGISYLLEQDKLTAKQHEYVRRLHINAEGLLSIINDVLDISKIEAGKLDIVYQPFSLLTCLQNMYLQFEQKAKDKEIEFLFRNHSSLDETILVVGDMNRVRQILINLVGNAFKFTEKGKIELELNEEEKGFTIRIKDTGIGIAPEKAAKLFERYTQAEKHTSMQFGGTGLGLAISKKLAEMMNGQIELKSQPNVGTEFILTLPFRLARGTYETSSENEQLEVCLLSGMELLIADDNSESRITTRDILQHFNPEIRITEAENGKEALESAKHRHPRIILMDLDMPEMNGMEATVTIRKDNTLNDVRIIATTAGLLSISKEELLSYGFDDLIFKPYNPENLVKVLLQHLHH
- the hemE gene encoding uroporphyrinogen decarboxylase, with the protein product MMLTNDILLKAARGEQVERIPVWLMRQAGRILPEYRAVRSSVNGFKELVKNPELICEVTIQPVDILGVDAAIIFSDILVIPEAMGLNYEMVESKGPFFPKTIQSEQDVLALTTDVVPNLQYVFDSIRLTKQALNNRVPLIGFAGAPWTIFSYMIEGKGSKTFSQAKKMLYTHPQLSHSLLTKITDATIAYLKQQISSGADIVQVFDSWAGVLSKAQYVEFALPYMQKIAASITEVPVILFAKDAHYILAEFAQTNCSVIGLDWTIETEKARTEAPSKTLQGNLDPCVLYADKQTIRSEAEKMLRAFGKQNYICNLGHGVYPDVDFEKAKYFIEVVQDFR
- a CDS encoding ATP-binding cassette domain-containing protein; the encoded protein is MPRVVDIKNAKIMHRDHLVLDNVNFEVRKGDFVYLIGRTGSGKSSLLKTLYGDMEFTIGDGDVCGYNLKTLKRSDVPNLRRRLGIVFQDFQLLTDRTVFANLEFMLKAIGWEDKNKIKSTIEESLAMVRLSDKINKYPNQLSGGEQQRVSIARALLNHPELILADEPTGNLDPETTDEIMSLFYSIFKETQTPMVFATHNYQMIEKFPGIIYMCAYQSISRDDSHFTR